The DNA region CCCTTCGTATTGCCAGCCACCTCATCGGCCACGTCGGCATCGATCGTCGCGGTGACGGATGCCCCGGCAATCAAGGGCGGGCCTGGTCATCGTGGGACGCGGTTCGCCGCACCGACCCGGTGAGTCGAAGCTCATCGCACAGGGCGCTCAGGCGTCGCACTCGTGCGTTACGACGCGCGGCTCCCGCCAGTGGCAAGCCCCTGCTCGCTCGTCCGCATGACGCGCGCAGCCATCCAGAGGAACAGTGCGGCGCAGACCCCGTACGGAATCCGGCGCAGCCAGAAGTTGGTCGTGATCAGGCGATCGAGGAGCTCGATGGACCGCCCGTGCTCGCTCAGCTGGAACTGGATCGGCACCTGGATCGTGACGGTGGAGATCCACACGACGGCCTGCGTCGCCAGCGCAGCCCATACCGACCATGCCGGGATCGCCGCGGGTCGTGACCACAGCATGAGGGCCGTGAACGCGGTGCCGAGCAGCAGTGGAAGCACGAGGAACGCCAGCACGCGGGGCGAGATGAACTGGTGGTACGCCACGAACTCGCCAGCGCCAATCAGGTGCCAGCTCGCATAGTTGACGAAGCTCTCGATGAAGGCCGCCCCCGTGCCGTAGCAGACGAGAAAGAACGCTGCCAGGAAGATCCCGCGTGGTCTCATGAGTTCTCCTCGATGAACGGTGTCCAGTGCGCGGGCAACCGCGCATGGTAGACCAGCGTGAACGTGCCGTGCGTCTGCAGACGGAAACCCTGCCTGCCCTTGAGCGATCGACGGCACGAACGTGCGTCGCTTCGATGCTCAGGCGTCGAGTCGTGCGTGGAGGTCGCGCACCGTCAGCCCCGACACGGGGTCGACCCAGTCACCGGCGACCTCCGCCAGCGGCTGCAGGACGAAGACGCGCTCGCGGAACCGCGGGTGCGGCACGTGCAACCCGGGCTCGTCGATCACGAAATCGCCGTAGAGGATGAGGTCGAGGTCGAGCGTCCGCGGGGCGTTGACGAACGGCCGTTCCCGGCCGGCATCCTGCTCGATCCCGTGCAGGGCGTCGAGCAGCGCGCGTGGGGCCAGCAGCGTGGTGCCGACGACGACTTCGTTCAGGTAGAGGGGGGTGTCGGGGAGACTCCCGACCGGTTCGGTCTCGTAGCGGGCGGACGCCACCGCTCCGCTCAGCAGCGCGGCGAGGCGGTCCTCCGCCTCGTCGAGCCTCGCGTCGCGATCGCCGAGGTTGCTCCCCAGGGCAATCGCGACGGGTACGCGCGCTACTCCACCCACCGGACGGCCATCACGCCGTCACCGGTGCTCGCGCCGGCCATGCGGCGGCCGAGCAGGTCGTCACGCCCCTCGACCGCGTAGGCGAAGAAGCGCTGGTGCTCGCGCATCTCGCCGAGCATGAGGTTGAGCATGGTCCGGTGGCGCGCGTGGGTCATCGCCGCGACCTTCGGCGTCCACTTGTCGATGAACGCCTGCTGCTGCCGCGCGTCGTCTTCGATGACGGCGGCCTCACGCTTCTTGCCCTTGCCGTCGGGCAGCGAGAGCGGCGTGATGCTGTCGTCCGCGGTCCCGCCGAGGTCGGCAATCGCGGCCCGCACCCACTGGAGGTGGTGCTCGTCGCGGCCGACCACGTTCTGGTACGTGTTGTTGAACTCGTAGTCGGCGACGGCCTGCGCGCCCTTGACGTGGCGGTCGAACAGGGCCAGGCGCTCGCGGTAGAGGTCCTGCAACAGCGACAGGGTGGCAGCGGCCTTCACTTCTGTTTCTCCTTGCAGGTGATGCACACCCGCGTCCAGGGAATCGCCCTGAGCCGCGCGGCCGAGATCATCTCGCCGCAGTCGCGGCAGACGCCGTACGTGCCGCGATCGATGCGCTCGAGGGCTTCCTCGATGGCCTGCATGATCTTGGCGTCGGTCGACCGGAGCTTGAGGGCGATGTGCACCTCGTTGATGCCCTCGGCCTGGTCGGCCATGTCGCCCTGGCGGCTGTTCCCCATCATGGAGCCGATGGGCTTGAGGCCCTCCCCGGCGATCAACTCGCGCTTCTTGCGCAGCAGGGCTTCCTGGAACTCCGACATATCCACGGTGGGCACTCCCCTCCTGCCAGCCTCCCGGCAGGAAGCTAATCGGGGAATGTTAGCACCTCCGAGCCGGCCGTCGGCAGTCGGCGGCCGGCAGGCTATTCGGCCCGGAGGACGGCGAGGGGCCGCTTGCGCACCACGTCGAGGCTGGCCAGGATTCCCACCACCCCCACGAGCAGCGCGGTCAGCAGAATTCCCAGCGCGACGGTGCCGGTTGCGGGCCGCCACGGCATGTCGAACAGGTACCGGGAGGCCGCCCAGCTCAGCGCCAACGCGCCCAGCGCCCCGACCACGCCGCCGAGGGCGCCGAGGCCGAGATACTCGAGCGCGACCATGGCCGTGATGGTGCGCGGCGTGGCGCCGAGCGTCTTCAGGATGGCCGACTCGTAGAGCCGCTGGAACCGGGTCATGGCCACCGAGCCGACGACGATCAGCACGCCGCTGAAGAGCGCCAGCCCGCCCACCGCCGAGATCGCCAGGGACACGTTCTGGAGGATGCCCTGCGCGGCGCGCACGACCTCGCGCACGTCGACGGCCGAGACGTTGCCATGCGCGGCCACGAGGTCGCGCTGCAGTCGCGCCCGCGCTTCGGGCGTCTCCGGGCCGCGCAGCACGCCCATGAACCCGTGGGGCGCCTTCTCGAGCACGCCCGGACGGAACACGAACATGAACCCGCCCGAGCGGACGTCGTTCCAGTCGACGTTGCGCACGGAGGTGACCCTGGCCTCGATGACGCGGCCGAGCACGTCGAAGCGGATGACGTCGCCCATCTGCAGGCCGGCGTTGCGGCGCAGCGACTCCTCGATCGACACCTCGGGCATCCCGGCGGGCGTCGACGGCCAGAGCGCCCCGCCATCGACCAGCGTTTCGTTGGCCTCGAGCCCGTCGCGGTAGGTGATCACGAACTCGCGGCCGAGTCCCTGCCGGCCAGACACGCCCTCCACCCCGTCGAGCGACGACGAGGCGCCGCGCACCCCGGTCACCCGCGCCCGCAGCACCGGGATCAATCGGAGTCCTCGCGCGCCGCGCGTCGCGGCGACGACGCGTTCGACGTCGGCCACCTGGTCGCGCTGCACGTCGAGCAGGAACATGTCGGGCGCATCGGGCCTGAGGTCGAGCGAGAACTGCTGCAGCAGCGAGCCCTGCACGAGCCGGACGCCGAGGATGAAGAACGCGCCGAGGCCGACGGCCAGCAGGATGACGCGCGTCTGGTTGCCGGGGCGAGCCAGGCTGAGCACGGCGTGGCGCAGGGCGAACACGCGCGACCGTCGCAGTGGCCGGACGAGCCGCACGACGGCCGCCGAGGTGGCAAACAGCACCCCCGTGACCGCCAGCAGGCCGATCGACACGATGAGGCCCGCCTTCAGCGACGCCGCCTGCCACGACGCGACCAGCGCGAGCGCGACGCCCACGGCCACGACGGTCGCCCACTGGGCCCAGTCGATCCGCCTGAAGCGACCACCGAGCGACGTGCGCGCGGACTCGTCGCGAAGCAACCACAGCGGCCGGACGCGGCGCACCTCGAGCAGGGGCACCAGCGCGAACAGCAGCGACACGAGCACGCCGACGGCGACCGCCTGCAGCGAGGCCTCTGGCGTCAGCCGGGCCTCCAGCCTGTCGAGGCCGAAGAGTCCGCCGGGCATGAACCGCAGCGCCACGCCACCGAGCGCGAGGCCGAGCAGGCTTCCCAGCAGCCCGAGCGTCGCGACCTGGGCGACGTAGATGCCGAGAATCTGACGGCTGGTGGCGCCGAGGCACTT from Luteitalea sp. TBR-22 includes:
- the folK gene encoding 2-amino-4-hydroxy-6-hydroxymethyldihydropteridine diphosphokinase, with the protein product MGGVARVPVAIALGSNLGDRDARLDEAEDRLAALLSGAVASARYETEPVGSLPDTPLYLNEVVVGTTLLAPRALLDALHGIEQDAGRERPFVNAPRTLDLDLILYGDFVIDEPGLHVPHPRFRERVFVLQPLAEVAGDWVDPVSGLTVRDLHARLDA
- a CDS encoding TraR/DksA family transcriptional regulator, whose product is MPTVDMSEFQEALLRKKRELIAGEGLKPIGSMMGNSRQGDMADQAEGINEVHIALKLRSTDAKIMQAIEEALERIDRGTYGVCRDCGEMISAARLRAIPWTRVCITCKEKQK
- a CDS encoding ABC transporter permease — its product is MFTLRMVWRELRAAWGRLLFFFLCVAIGVGAIAALRSVIQNVREALVREARTLTAADVVFSTNRPWPADVRAKIDAAIAAAPVRQRVEVVELATMVRPADETKPVARMAELQAVDPGYPLYGELALRDQRFSPALLEGRGALVRPELLVQLDIAVGDQVRIGDGTFTIRGLIEREPGRRAGMFSLGPRVIIARSALQDTGLLQYGARARFAILMKVDEAGISPLVERVQEQFKGTFVSARSYRSTEDRLGEDLRVAENYLSLIGFVMVVLGGIGVWSVTRVFIGQRIRSIAVMKCLGATSRQILGIYVAQVATLGLLGSLLGLALGGVALRFMPGGLFGLDRLEARLTPEASLQAVAVGVLVSLLFALVPLLEVRRVRPLWLLRDESARTSLGGRFRRIDWAQWATVVAVGVALALVASWQAASLKAGLIVSIGLLAVTGVLFATSAAVVRLVRPLRRSRVFALRHAVLSLARPGNQTRVILLAVGLGAFFILGVRLVQGSLLQQFSLDLRPDAPDMFLLDVQRDQVADVERVVAATRGARGLRLIPVLRARVTGVRGASSSLDGVEGVSGRQGLGREFVITYRDGLEANETLVDGGALWPSTPAGMPEVSIEESLRRNAGLQMGDVIRFDVLGRVIEARVTSVRNVDWNDVRSGGFMFVFRPGVLEKAPHGFMGVLRGPETPEARARLQRDLVAAHGNVSAVDVREVVRAAQGILQNVSLAISAVGGLALFSGVLIVVGSVAMTRFQRLYESAILKTLGATPRTITAMVALEYLGLGALGGVVGALGALALSWAASRYLFDMPWRPATGTVALGILLTALLVGVVGILASLDVVRKRPLAVLRAE